The following nucleotide sequence is from Aphelocoma coerulescens isolate FSJ_1873_10779 chromosome 9, UR_Acoe_1.0, whole genome shotgun sequence.
TGTTCTCTTTCCTGAGACCCAAAGTGCCAGTCACACGAGTGGGTCGGTGTTTCTTGGCACCAGCTCCCATGCTGAATCAACGTGAGACCATCCATGTTTCACTGAGCAACCCCTGAGATGATAACAAACACCAGCCAGCGAATTCCACGGGTAAAGTTCTAACTGGCTTACACAGAACACCCCATCCCTGCCAACCCTGCTGAGCTCCCATAGCTCACATTTGATTTTGAACTTGTCTGAACAGTTTTAGAATCTTTAAAAAGATATTTGAGGCTTTATCTTATCTTTAAAGCTTTGTATTGCCTTTACATCTCCAGTCGAACCTCTCCTAGAAGGAGGTTTGCCCTAGAATGACATGCTTTCAGCAGAAAGGTGCTGTCAGTCGAGTTTGTGGCTGttacagacacctctgagcCGAAAAGAAGGACCTGAAGCACTGACAGACTCCGTCTGCAACGAGAGGAAACCTGTCCCTCCAAAACCGAACTGAAGGTGTCATCGGCCGGTTTTTGGAGGGGTCATGCACGATCTCCCCGCGGAGAGCAAACGCTCCTTGTCTGCGAGGGCACCCGAGcccccggcggggcgggcgggccgggggaTGCGGGGCACCCGTGCGGGGAAAGCGGGGCCGCGGAGGGAGCGGCGGTGCCGGCCCGCAGCATCCTCGGGAGAGGCGGGCGCGTCTCCCCTCCCCGCCTCGCAGCGAGCGGTGCCGATCGGGCTGCGGGGAGCCCGGGCGGGCCGGCAGCGTCCCCCGGGAGGAGGAGCCGGTGGCGGGTTTgtccctgcccggcccggccccggagGTGGGGACGCTCAGGTGGGGACGCGCAGGTGGGAAAGTGCggccggtcccggtcccggggaAGCGCCGAGGGTTTGTGCGAGGGATGCGAAACGAGTTAATTTTGCTTGGAATGGTTCCTGGCGGGGAAGGAGCTGACGTGTGGAGACGCCGCCGGGGGATGAGCCGCCGGCGGAGTCGGGAACGCTCCGCACAACCGGGCCAGGTCCGCAGCAGGGATACACGGCGGGCACCGGCTGCAGCTCCCCCGGCTGCTCCCTGCGGGattccagcttttcctgtgaGCGGCAGCTCCCGGCACATCGCGCCGGACAGGGGCACAGTGGGGCAGCTGTCAAATGACAATGCTTTAGGTCATGACACAGATCCGTCGCTGAGGGGAAACCCGAGAGTTTGGGGGCTGGTTCGTGGGTGGGTTTTTCTTTCAagttaaaaattcttttttgctTATGGCTTAAACCCGAGCGGCTCAGCTCGGCTGTCGCTCTAAGTGCCTGTGTGCTCTGTTTCCCCTGCAGGAACCCGTCTGCCCGCCGCTGTCGGGGATGGCAGCGTAGGATCCCCGCAGGATGGGGGCCCCGCGCAGGGAACGGCCCGGCTGGCTGGGGACCCTCCTGGCCGCCTGCCTGGCCACCCTCCCGGGCATCAGCGCCTGTCCCCGGCCCTGCGCCTGCCACGGCTCCGCCGAGCTCCACTGCACCTTCCGCTACTTCACCGCCGTCCCCCCGCGCATCCCCCCGGACGCACAGCGCATCAACCTGGGGTACGTGGAACTGCGGGATTTGAATACCTAGACCACTTGCCTTTCAACAATTTGCACAGCAATAATTAACTTTCCAGATTTAGGGCTAAAAATTAACCAAAGTCTATAGAGCTTAAAGTTCTTTACTGCTCAGCAGTGGCTACAGTCACAGCCAGCAAAGCCTGAGACCCCCCACACtaaggaggaattttggggatctAGCACAGGGCACATGAGAACTTCAGAAAGTTTTGGACTTAACTTTCCTTTATGTTACCTGAACATTTTGTGTCTGTAGCATGGAACCCACATAGAACCTGGAAGAAGTCTGAAATAAGAATTCTCTCTGAGAAAGGATAGTTCAGAGCTTAGAAAGAGGACCGGAAAAGGAGCATGTGTATTAACATCTGCAGAGACTTTGCTGTGATGTAACACCAAGGTCACAGGTTAGATCTCCATATGAGCCATTCACTTAAGGGTTGGACTCGATCCTTCtgtgtcccttccagctcagcctattctgtgattctgtcactTAGAATGTCCCACAGCATTAGGGTCTGTGCTTTCATCTGCTGAGTTCAAGGGAAATTTCACTTGTCTGGCCTTGTCAGCCTCCGTGGTGGTTCTGTTCTCTGTGTGGTTAAAGGAGCAGGGAACAGATCATACCCAGGCTTGTCTGGCCCCTTCATACAGTTTCCAGCAAGTGTCCTCTCTCTTAAGTCAAATGATGAGACCCATCAGCAATATTTGTCTGATCTGTGTATCCCTTTTGATACACGTAACCTTTGAACCATCCAGATGTGTCTGCAGAAAATATACAAGGAATATTTCATTGAAGTGGTAGCAAAATGAACACAGACAGATGTGTTTCATGCTTGCTGTCACTTGCCCCATCCACTGGGAATTCACCATCAGAACTCTGTCCTGGAAAAGTGATCATCTTTGGTGCTAACATGAAGGAATGACCTAGTTTCATCTTGGCAAGGGGAAGTGCTGCTtaccttcagccattcccaaaAAGTGGTTCATTTGTTTTGGGTTGGTTGGATTTAAATGTGTGAGTTGGGGCTGACTAAACCCATCCTGTACAGCTACAACAGCCTGCGAAAGCTGAGCCCCACGGACTTTGCTGGCCTGGAGAAACTGGAGTTACTGATGCTGCACAGCAATGAGATCAACACGATCCCTGAGAAGGTGTTCAGTGATTTACGTTCACTGCAGGTAAGAACTAAATGACCCAGTGTTACTTTTTGTTATGACTTAACTTTCAGTGATTCTGGTAAACAGTCACAGAGCAGCCTTCTGCAGCATTTCGGGTTCCTGTTTCTTACTGTACTCATGCAAAAGTCAAGGGCCTTCAAAATCCAGAGTCCTAATGGGAAATGTCTTTCCTTCCCAGGTGGGCACACGGGTACAGAGTGAAGAGCATGACAAACATATTGGTAGATATCTCTCAGCTGTATCTTAGCAGGCAGCTGCAGTCAAAACTCTTTCATACGGGGGAGAAAGATTGCAAAGCTCCAACTACAGTGTCTGAAAAAGGAAACTTGTCATTGTTAATTTGTTAgtcagtttgggggtttttgaggaTTGTTTTCCATtgagctttccctttcccttcagtACAATCCTGTCCTTTTCTAGCCTTCGTGAAAAAAGGCCACCACTGTGCAGAAATTTAACACACTGCATATAGACACTTTAGTTCTTTAAAGAAACTCCAGTTCCCTGGCATTCCTGGTCTGGTGAAGAACTTTCACTGCACACAGCAACCTTCAGCAGCATTTATTAGGGATCCTATAACTTTAACATGGTTTAATATTATGCATTTGTTACTTTTTCACAAACAGGTCTTAAAAATGAGTTACAACAAGGTCAGAGTGCTTCAGCAGGATGTATTTTATGGCCTGAACAGCTTGGTACGGCTGCATATGGACCACAATCAAATCGAATTTGTGAATCCCAATGTTTTCTATGGACTCACTTCCTTAAGGTTGGTCCACCTGGATGGAAATTTACTTCAGCAGCTGCATCCAGACACTTTTGTCACCTTGCGCTATAGTCAAATATTCAAAATATCCTTCCTGAAGCACATCTCTCTGTCTGACAATGTGCTGACTTCACTTCCACAAGAAATGTTTTCCTACATGTCAGAGCTCGAGAGCATTTACCTCCATGGAAACCCCTGGTCCTGTGATTGCAGCCTGCAGGGGTTTGCTGAGTGGGCACAGGAGAGACCAGGtgagctgaaggctttgtttATGCTCTTTAATCCTGTTGTAGCATCTTATTCTTCCCGATACAGGTAATTGTCCTTTATTCATCTATTTATTCTCCCAGAAAAGACTGGAAGATAGGATTTTTGTAGGTGTGTATAATCAGGGTAAAGAAATTAGTACCACTCAGTTTCCCAGATTAAATGAATCTAGGGGCTTTAACACATTCCCAAGTGCAGCTTTCCTTAGCAGAGAATTTTCTTTGGCCAGTCCAAAGCTTCTGTGCACCGGGAGAATCCACAGGGAACAAGCTAACTTTCATGGAATTGGCAAGAGCAAGGGCCACACTGCACTtgattctttaaaaagaaaataaggaacTCAAGGGACTTGAGTactttctctgctgctgccattcACATGTCACTTCAagctttggttttattttattcaaaagaaccacttgttagaAGCTATATGTCATTTTTAATACTAAAACTTGTAGCACAGAAGCTTACTGaacttttcttcccttcagatGTTATAAAGTGCAGAAAAGAGAGGAGTTCTGGTGTCCATCAATGTCCAGTCTGTGCTAGTCCCAAAAATCATAATGGGAAAAGTTTAGTGGATCTTCCTTCTGCATCTTTCACCTGCACTAAGCCAGTCATCCATGACTCCCTGAAATCCAGAAACCTCACGGTGCCAGATGATGGGGATTTCAGTTTCGTGTCTCCCAAGGATTTAATAGCTCCGATAGGATCTGTGGTTTTGAACATGACTGACCAAGCAGGAAATCGAGGCAACTTGGTTTGCAATGTCCAGAAACCTAAAGAAATGTCTCCCATCTCATTTGACACAAATGGCAACAGCACAGTCCTCAAAACCTCGTTCTCAGCATTCCTGGTGTGTGGCATCGATTATggacacatccagcagctgtggAGCATCCTGGCACTGTACAGCAATTCTCCCTTGAAACTGGAGCAAACTGTGCAGACAACTGACCTGCCTTTTATTAGCTACAAATATAAGCAGATCTACAGTGAGAAAGATGAACTTTTCACCAATATCGAGGCTGACCTGCGAGCTGAGCCAGCCTGGCTGATGCAGAGCAAAGTGtccctgcagctggacaggACAGCCACCACACTCAGCACGCTGCACATCCGCTACTCCACCGACGCCCAGATCAGTTTGCCCAGCGATGACAAAAACCAGGTGAGAAATAACTGGGCCATCATTTCCAGGGACAACAGCACCCAAACAGAGCACACTGTGCTAGTCGGGGGCACCGTGGAACTGGGGtgccaggcagctggggagcCAGCTCCTGCCATGGAGTGGATATTGGCCGATGGCAGCAAAGTGCGAGCTCCCCATATCAGCGAGGATGGGAGAATCGTAGTCCTCAAAAGCGGGGCGCTGACGCTGCGGACGGCTGACGTGTTTGACACGGGGCTCTATCACTGCATCAGCACCAACCGCAACGACGCCGACGCGCTCACGTTCCGGATTACGGTGGTGGATCCTCACGTGGAACACAACGGTGTGAATGGAGCCCAGCTGCCGACGGCTCTGGGCAGCACGCTCCACCTTCCCTGCACGTCCACGGCTGCTCCGGACGCTGCCGTTACCTGGGTGTCACCTGAGCACGCGATTCTTCGTCAGTCTGTAGGAAACAAACATATTTTTGCCAATGGCACCTTGAGAATACAAGGGGTGACGGAGCGAGATGTGGGCTACTTCCGATGTGTTGCAGCCAACCAGTACGGTGTTGATCTCCTGGTTTTCCAAGTGCTAATGAGACAGGATGAAACTGCTCTGAAGAAAAACCATGGAGCTGTGGGAGAGTGGGAAGAGGGCTCTGGCAACGAACTGCTGcgctctgctgcagcacagagacatccctcagccactccagcCACCCTGACAGCTCGTGGGCAATCTGCTGCAtcagcagccagcagccagggcgcACAGAGTGCACGTCAGAGGAACAGCCACGGGAAAATGCCTCACTGGCCCTATGGAGACAGAACAGGCAGGCGGTTCAGGGGACACAGGAGACAGTTTGTTGCCTCAGGCAGGAGAGTTGATCCACAGCGCTGGGCAGCCTTGTTGGAGAAAACAAAGAGGAACTTGACAGTGACAGACAAACAAGCAGTTGCAACAGAACCACCCATTCAAGTCCATAAGCTCTCAGAGGAACctcaggatgaggaggaggcaTCTGGTGATCTCATATCTCCAGAAGAAGAATTCATGATACCAGCAACAGAGAGGCCCCCAGTATCTGCTCTGGGCAGAGCAACAGAACTCACAATCACTGCAGGGCCCAAGCAGACTGTGAACCCCACTCCTGCCAGGAACACCTCCCTCCTGCTCACAGTGTCATTAACTCCCCTACCCTCACCTCTTCCACACACTGTGGCACCTGGCAGTAAAAGGCCACAAACATATCCAAGCCCTACAGACTCATGGGAAAGATCTGATTTGAGTCAAATACCAGCAAATGGTGTAAAACAATCAAGTGTATCAAGTGGAACATCCACACTCTTCCCTGCTGGGCAAAACTCAGTATATTCTGGGGAAGTCAATAACCAGCATCTAAAATCTGCATCTGTGACACCCACAACAGAAGCTACAGGCACCAGCAAGGCTGTGACTCCCCAAAGCACAGCAGACAAGTTACATATTTTTACTGAGTCTATTAATAAGGTTTCCACCAAAACAGATCCCCAGGTTCCTGTGGTGACAGTCAATGCACCAAGCTCTGAATTTGGCCCCATTTATTTTCATAGTACTCAGAAAGAAGGAACCCCCAAGCCACCACTGGCCTCAACTTTCGCCACTCGTCAGCAAATTCGGGTGATCCAGGACCTTCCAACTCATccaccccagctccagcagcaccatggAAGACGAAGGAAAATTTCTGGTCGGAGACGAATTGTTAGACCAGGACGTATCCCAAGTATGAAAGAGCACCGCTACAATTTTGGGACATCAGGGTCTGCCCGAGGAAGtacagctgtggctgcaggtgTTCAACTGAATATGAACTATGTATCAAATGTACCAACCGTAAATAACTTAAGCAGTTCCACCAATCCATTTATCCCAGAAGCACCCCGGTCTCCCCCTTCCACCATGAATATGCCATTGGAGCACCCCATGGGTACCCATCAAAACACAGCATTCCCcagggaagaggaaaacaaacgTAGTACAAGGCAAAAAGCTGCTACCACAGGCATGTCTGCCACTGCAAAGGACACTGCCACTACTGCAACCAGTGGATTGGGTGCAATGGCTTTGAAGCCAACAGGTACACTCGTTACTACTCCTCAAACTGACACCAGAGTCACCAAAAGTAAAATATTCAGagtgggaggaaggagaggtcagaggaggaagaggcctcCTAAAGCACCTGCCCCACAGCGTGTGGCTACAGTCACATCACCAGCTGTGCCTCTGAGCCTCACACCTGCAAAACCTCTCCCTGGGAACGTCAGTGCAGTCTCCATGGCAAAAACATCAGCACTGTGGATCCCTGGCATCCCCGAGGCACCGCAGCACAGGCCCACGGCAGCCACACAGACGTCAGCAAGCCTGGGCACCTGGAGGAACACCCAGACAGCAACATCACTGCCTGGCAGTCTGACTGCTCAGAGCCCCGTGGTGGCACTCCAAACCACACCAGGCACACAGAGGAACACCCAGCTGGCCACGTCACCACCCACTAGTGCTGCCCAGACCCCCACCATGGGTCTCCAAACCTCACCATGGCTGGACGAGCCTCCTGGTGCCACAAGTGCCCGACCTGCTGCAGTCAGGGCCACATCAGGGCCAGTACCTGCTCAGCACATCAGAGCCACTGGCATGGCAGGAGAAAAATCCTACCTGAAAATGGGGGAGGAAAACCAGGCAGCACAGGCCACATTCCCAGCAAGAACCGTGCCAAGCGCTCCTGCTGCAGTCACTGCTCCCAGCACTCGGCACCCctcccctctgccagccccgacCGCAGCCGTGCCACCTGCACCGAGCGCCAGAGCCTCCTCGCCTCCGCGGGGGGATGCCGGACGCCAGCCCGAGCCACCTCCCAAAGGCACAGAGGGGGGGGCCGCACTGCAGGCACCACAGATCGCATCTCCGTGgggcagggacaaggacagCTCTGTCAGTGGCTGGTCTGAAAGGAGAGATCAAGAAACCGCCACCATCCCCAACCTCATCACCTTAGGTTCTGCAAGCAGAAACCATTTTTCAAAGCCCAGAATAGTTGGAGGGAAATTGGCTGCTTTCACTCTGCTGGCGGATTCTGATGCTTTTATTCCTTGTGAAGCTACTGGGAATCCCCTTCCAATAATACAGTGGACAAAGATATCATCAGGTGAGTTTGATAAACCTCTCTAGAATTTATCCTCCATTAGTGCTGTAATTTGGCACCTCTTCTGTGTGCCAGACTCAAGCATTGCTTCATTTCAGAGTGCTATGAAATACCAGTGAAAGGTAAACTTGGAAACAGTGACAGGGACTCACTGAAGCATCTTAGTGCTGATTCTGGAAGAGCTCTTTAGtgaaatgatttaaaaaaaaaaaaaaaaaaaaaaaaaaaaaaaaaaaacacctatGTTTAACTATAATTCCTTGCTTATTGTGGGAAGAATTCAGTATTTATTGTACATTACCTACTCTTCCAGAACAGTGAgacaagtgaaaagaaaaatgtggtaAAAACACTCAAATCCAGTTACAGCTGTGCCAGGTCTGGACTGCAAAGCCCCATCTGCTTTATCCAAACTTTGTCTCTGCTGGAGATTCAGCTTCATTCTTACTTTAAAGCTTTGCCATTCTATATGCAAAATACTCTGATTTCTCTCCATTTTATCGCTGTTATCTTATTatttatctatatatatatgggGCTACTTGGGCAAAGCAGACCAGGACAGGGTGTTTGGGACTGAGGAGAAGGAACCAAGAGGCAGGTTCTGACAGGCTGCGCTGCCGCCCCTTGCTCGCAGGGCCCGATGCTCCGGGacgccgcggtgccggcaggtGGGTGGTGCTGGCCAACGGGACGCTGTCCATCCCGCGGGCGCGGCCGGAGGACGGCGGGCAGTACCTGTGCACGGCGGCCAACGCGCACGGCGCGGCCCGGCTCCTGGTCACCCTGTCCGTGGTGGCCAGCCCGCCCCGCATCGCCGGCGGCCGGCAGCGCCTGCTGACCGCGCACTCCGGGAACACCGTGGCAGTGGCGTGCAGAGCCGAGGGCAGGCCCCCTCCCACCATCTCCTGGCTTCTGGCAAATCAAACCCACCTCGTCCACTCCTCCACGGGAAACGACAAAGCTCACGTGGAACCGGACGGCACTTTAGTGATCCGGGCAGTCACTCTGTACGACAGGGGCCTCTACACGTGCCTGGCCAAAAACCCTGCGGGCACCGACACGCTGGCTGTGAAGCTGCAGGTCGTTGCAGCCCCTCCCACCATCCTGGAGGAGAAGAGACAAAGCGTGGCAGGAATGATGGGGGAAAGCCTGAAACTCCCTTGCACAGTGCAAGGGAACCCTCAGCCCACCGTGCACTGGGTCCTCCCTGACGGCACGGCGGTGAAACCTCTGCAGTTGGTACACACGAGGCTGTTCCTGTTCCCCAACGGCACCTTCCACCTGGGCAGCATCGCCCCTTCCGACAGCGGCAACTACGAGTGCATAGCCACGAGCTCCACGGGCTCGGACAGGAGGGTGGTCAGCCTCGTGGTGGAGCGCAGAGAAGTACTTCCAAAAATAGCCATCGCCTCTCAAGAACTGACTCGGCTGAACTTTGGGGAGAGGTTGCTTCTGAACTGTACAGCAACTGGGGAGCCCAAGCCCAGGATAATCTGGAGGTTGCCCTCCAAGGCTGTTGTGGACCAGTGGCACAGGTAtgacccttttttttctccatctcttTGGAACTTTAAACACTGCCTCCTCTGGTGCTCACATAAGAGCCTATTACAGCACTAAAACACTGTGAACTAAACCAATTTTTAAGCATTTAGCAGTGGTGAAACATCTGTTCTAATGGCATCTATATGTAATAACAGATCTAATAACAGATCACATCAATTGCCATTAAGTGGGTGAGGTCTCAAAACAGGTACAAGTCATATTTGAATTAAGGTACCTCCTGTCATCATGCACTGGCTGACTGCTGTCAGTTCAGAGAAGTTACTTGTAACAGATTTGTGAAGCAGGGCTCAGGAGGGAGAGGTTTCTTTCATCTCTGCCAAGTCTACCTTTGGGGGtctccccagaccccctcccacAGTAACACTTCACCTTTACCTTGGGAGAGACAGACCCAACACAGGGCGTTCCCAGCAGAGTCAGCACTGCTCACATCCACGTAACACCAAAACTGGCAATGACATCAGCTGGCGTGGGCACAGTGCCTTcggaaggagctgctgtgctgtgctgttaaCACGTTCAGTCCCTTCCCGTGCTCAGTATTCACCCTCAGCACTCATTTCCAtaattcttttcctctctctctccccacaaCAGAATGGGAAGTCGGATCCATGTCTACCCCAATGGATCCCTGGCTATTGAGGCAGTTACAGAAAAGGATGCAGGTGACTATCTGTGTGTCGCAAGAAACAGAATTGGGGATGATCTGATACTGATGAAAGTCAGCATCACAATGAAACCAGCCAAGATTGACCACAAACAGCAGTTCAAGAAACTGGTGCCATATGGGAAGGGTTTCAGAGTGGACTGCAAGGCCTCAGGGTCGCCCACACCTGAAATATCCTGGGGTCTGCCAGACGGGACGGTGGTGAACAACGTGATGCTGGCGGATGACAGTGGGCACAGGTCTCGCAGGTACGTCCTCTTCAACAATGGGACTCTGTACCTCAACAAAGCTGGAGTGTCAGAAGGAGGAGATTACACGTGCTATGCCCAGAACACTCTGGGGAGGGACGAGATGAAGATCCATGTCACGGTCATTGTGGCAGCCCCTCAAATAAAGCACAATTACAAGACATACATTACAGTGACAGCTGGagacacagcactgctggaCTGTGAAGCTGCTGGAGAGCCCAGGGCACAGATATTCTGGTTGCTGCCTTCCAGTGAGATGATCTCCTCGTCCACAGACAGGCACTCCCTGCACGCCAACGGCTCTCTCTCCATCAGCCACGCCAGCCTGCTGGATGCTGGGGAGTACATGTGTGTGGCTCGGAATCCTGGCGGGGATGACACCAAACTGTACAAGCTGGACGTGGCTGCTAAACCCCCCATCATAAATGGTTTATACAGGAACAAAACAATCATGAAGGTGACGGCAGTGAGGCACTCGAAGAAACACATCGACTGCCGGGCAGAAGGGACACCTCCTCCTCAGATTATGTGGATCATGCCCGATAACATTTTCCTAACAGCCCCATATTATGGGAGCAGGATTGTGGTGCACAAAAATGGGACACTTGAGATTCGGAACATCAGGCCCTCAGACACAGCGGATTTTATCTGTGTGGCACGTAACGATGGGGGAGAGGCTGTGCTGGTGGTGCAGCTGGAAGTCACAGAAATGCTACGGCGACCAGTGTTCAAAAATCCTTTCAACgaaaaaataatagtaaaacCTGGGAAAACTATCACACTGAACTGTTCTGTGGATGGAAACCCTCCCCCAGATATAAGCTGGATGCTGCCCAATGGCACATGGTTTTCCAGCAGCATCAGGACATCCCAGTTTTTCACAGGAAGCAATGGGACCCTGACCATCTACAATCCCGAGAGACACCAAGCCGGGCGCTACCGCTGTGCTGCCCGGAACAAGGTTGGCTATATTGAAAAGCTCATGGTCCTGGAGGTTGCCCAGAAGCCCAATATCCTCACccgccctgcagggctggtgaagGGTGTCAGTGGGGAGCCTTTGTCGCTTCACTGCCTGGCTGAGGGGAGCCCCAAGCCCAGGATGGCATGGACGCTGCCAGGGGGACGTGTGCTGGACCGGCCGCAGGTCAGCGGGAGGTACCTGCTGCTGGAGAATGGCACCTTGGTCATTCGGGCAGCCTCGGCCCACGACGCCGGGAATTACGTGTGCCGGGCCCACAACGATGGCGGAGACTCCTCCCTCACCGTTCCTGTCGCGGTCACAGCCTACGCCCCGCGGATCGTGGGCAGACCCCCCCCAGCCATCCACACCATGCCAGGGGCAG
It contains:
- the IGSF10 gene encoding immunoglobulin superfamily member 10, whose protein sequence is MGAPRRERPGWLGTLLAACLATLPGISACPRPCACHGSAELHCTFRYFTAVPPRIPPDAQRINLGYNSLRKLSPTDFAGLEKLELLMLHSNEINTIPEKVFSDLRSLQVLKMSYNKVRVLQQDVFYGLNSLVRLHMDHNQIEFVNPNVFYGLTSLRLVHLDGNLLQQLHPDTFVTLRYSQIFKISFLKHISLSDNVLTSLPQEMFSYMSELESIYLHGNPWSCDCSLQGFAEWAQERPDVIKCRKERSSGVHQCPVCASPKNHNGKSLVDLPSASFTCTKPVIHDSLKSRNLTVPDDGDFSFVSPKDLIAPIGSVVLNMTDQAGNRGNLVCNVQKPKEMSPISFDTNGNSTVLKTSFSAFLVCGIDYGHIQQLWSILALYSNSPLKLEQTVQTTDLPFISYKYKQIYSEKDELFTNIEADLRAEPAWLMQSKVSLQLDRTATTLSTLHIRYSTDAQISLPSDDKNQVRNNWAIISRDNSTQTEHTVLVGGTVELGCQAAGEPAPAMEWILADGSKVRAPHISEDGRIVVLKSGALTLRTADVFDTGLYHCISTNRNDADALTFRITVVDPHVEHNGVNGAQLPTALGSTLHLPCTSTAAPDAAVTWVSPEHAILRQSVGNKHIFANGTLRIQGVTERDVGYFRCVAANQYGVDLLVFQVLMRQDETALKKNHGAVGEWEEGSGNELLRSAAAQRHPSATPATLTARGQSAASAASSQGAQSARQRNSHGKMPHWPYGDRTGRRFRGHRRQFVASGRRVDPQRWAALLEKTKRNLTVTDKQAVATEPPIQVHKLSEEPQDEEEASGDLISPEEEFMIPATERPPVSALGRATELTITAGPKQTVNPTPARNTSLLLTVSLTPLPSPLPHTVAPGSKRPQTYPSPTDSWERSDLSQIPANGVKQSSVSSGTSTLFPAGQNSVYSGEVNNQHLKSASVTPTTEATGTSKAVTPQSTADKLHIFTESINKVSTKTDPQVPVVTVNAPSSEFGPIYFHSTQKEGTPKPPLASTFATRQQIRVIQDLPTHPPQLQQHHGRRRKISGRRRIVRPGRIPSMKEHRYNFGTSGSARGSTAVAAGVQLNMNYVSNVPTVNNLSSSTNPFIPEAPRSPPSTMNMPLEHPMGTHQNTAFPREEENKRSTRQKAATTGMSATAKDTATTATSGLGAMALKPTGTLVTTPQTDTRVTKSKIFRVGGRRGQRRKRPPKAPAPQRVATVTSPAVPLSLTPAKPLPGNVSAVSMAKTSALWIPGIPEAPQHRPTAATQTSASLGTWRNTQTATSLPGSLTAQSPVVALQTTPGTQRNTQLATSPPTSAAQTPTMGLQTSPWLDEPPGATSARPAAVRATSGPVPAQHIRATGMAGEKSYLKMGEENQAAQATFPARTVPSAPAAVTAPSTRHPSPLPAPTAAVPPAPSARASSPPRGDAGRQPEPPPKGTEGGAALQAPQIASPWGRDKDSSVSGWSERRDQETATIPNLITLGSASRNHFSKPRIVGGKLAAFTLLADSDAFIPCEATGNPLPIIQWTKISSGPDAPGRRGAGRWVVLANGTLSIPRARPEDGGQYLCTAANAHGAARLLVTLSVVASPPRIAGGRQRLLTAHSGNTVAVACRAEGRPPPTISWLLANQTHLVHSSTGNDKAHVEPDGTLVIRAVTLYDRGLYTCLAKNPAGTDTLAVKLQVVAAPPTILEEKRQSVAGMMGESLKLPCTVQGNPQPTVHWVLPDGTAVKPLQLVHTRLFLFPNGTFHLGSIAPSDSGNYECIATSSTGSDRRVVSLVVERREVLPKIAIASQELTRLNFGERLLLNCTATGEPKPRIIWRLPSKAVVDQWHRMGSRIHVYPNGSLAIEAVTEKDAGDYLCVARNRIGDDLILMKVSITMKPAKIDHKQQFKKLVPYGKGFRVDCKASGSPTPEISWGLPDGTVVNNVMLADDSGHRSRRYVLFNNGTLYLNKAGVSEGGDYTCYAQNTLGRDEMKIHVTVIVAAPQIKHNYKTYITVTAGDTALLDCEAAGEPRAQIFWLLPSSEMISSSTDRHSLHANGSLSISHASLLDAGEYMCVARNPGGDDTKLYKLDVAAKPPIINGLYRNKTIMKVTAVRHSKKHIDCRAEGTPPPQIMWIMPDNIFLTAPYYGSRIVVHKNGTLEIRNIRPSDTADFICVARNDGGEAVLVVQLEVTEMLRRPVFKNPFNEKIIVKPGKTITLNCSVDGNPPPDISWMLPNGTWFSSSIRTSQFFTGSNGTLTIYNPERHQAGRYRCAARNKVGYIEKLMVLEVAQKPNILTRPAGLVKGVSGEPLSLHCLAEGSPKPRMAWTLPGGRVLDRPQVSGRYLLLENGTLVIRAASAHDAGNYVCRAHNDGGDSSLTVPVAVTAYAPRIVGRPPPAIHTMPGAAVQLHCVVLGIPKPEITWELPDRSTLSTARQGRGSGGELLHPTGTLLLQNPRPSNSGTYKCTARNALGTDTAVTYIHII